A region of Neovison vison isolate M4711 chromosome 7, ASM_NN_V1, whole genome shotgun sequence DNA encodes the following proteins:
- the MSANTD2 gene encoding myb/SANT-like DNA-binding domain-containing protein 2 isoform X5 gives MAAPCGSELPANSPLKIPKMEVLSPASPGGLSDGNPSLSDPSTPRGASPLGPGSAAGSGAAASGGLGLGLGGRSAASSSVSFSPGGGGGGAAAAAAAACRGMSWTPAETNALIAVWGNERLVEARYQQLEGAGTVFGSKAPGPAMYERVSRALAELGYERTPSQCRERIKLMCPYSNSLSLDLWIFY, from the coding sequence ATGGCTGCGCCCTGTGGCTCGGAGCTGCCCGCCAACTCGCCGCTAAAAATCCCGAAGATGGAGGTGCTCTCCCCGGCTTCTCCTGGTGGCCTGAGCGACGGAAATCCATCGCTGTCCGACCCTTCCACGCCTCGGGGTGCCTCCCCGCTCGGGCCGGGCAGTGCAGCGGGCTCGGGGGCAGCGGCGTCCGGGGGTctcgggctggggctggggggccgcAGCGCCGCCTCGTCCTCGGTCTCCTTCTCCCCTGGTGGCGGCGGTGGCGGGGCTGCGGCAGCCGCCGCCGCTGCCTGCCGGGGCATGTCGTGGACGCCGGCCGAGACGAACGCGCTCATCGCAGTATGGGGCAACGAGCGGCTGGTGGAGGCGCGGTACCAGCAGCTGGAGGGAGCCGGCACGGTGTTCGGCAGCAAGGCCCCTGGGCCAGCCATGTACGAGCGCGTGTCCCGGGCCCTGGCCGAGCTGGGCTACGAGCGGACCCCGTCCCAGTGCCGGGAGCGCATCAAG
- the MSANTD2 gene encoding myb/SANT-like DNA-binding domain-containing protein 2 isoform X4: protein MAAPCGSELPANSPLKIPKMEVLSPASPGGLSDGNPSLSDPSTPRGASPLGPGSAAGSGAAASGGLGLGLGGRSAASSSVSFSPGGGGGGAAAAAAAACRGMSWTPAETNALIAVWGNERLVEARYQQLEGAGTVFGSKAPGPAMYERVSRALAELGYERTPSQCRERIKLVRCPELNAVLQLWPHRC, encoded by the coding sequence ATGGCTGCGCCCTGTGGCTCGGAGCTGCCCGCCAACTCGCCGCTAAAAATCCCGAAGATGGAGGTGCTCTCCCCGGCTTCTCCTGGTGGCCTGAGCGACGGAAATCCATCGCTGTCCGACCCTTCCACGCCTCGGGGTGCCTCCCCGCTCGGGCCGGGCAGTGCAGCGGGCTCGGGGGCAGCGGCGTCCGGGGGTctcgggctggggctggggggccgcAGCGCCGCCTCGTCCTCGGTCTCCTTCTCCCCTGGTGGCGGCGGTGGCGGGGCTGCGGCAGCCGCCGCCGCTGCCTGCCGGGGCATGTCGTGGACGCCGGCCGAGACGAACGCGCTCATCGCAGTATGGGGCAACGAGCGGCTGGTGGAGGCGCGGTACCAGCAGCTGGAGGGAGCCGGCACGGTGTTCGGCAGCAAGGCCCCTGGGCCAGCCATGTACGAGCGCGTGTCCCGGGCCCTGGCCGAGCTGGGCTACGAGCGGACCCCGTCCCAGTGCCGGGAGCGCATCAAG